One region of Spiroplasma culicicola AES-1 genomic DNA includes:
- the rplE gene encoding 50S ribosomal protein L5 has translation MAKASVNRLEKLYKDKIVPELFKEKQYKSVMQVPKITKIVINQGIGDAVQDSKRLDDAVAELTLITGQKPLVTKAKKSLAAFKLREGMPIGAKVTLRGKRMYEFLDRLISVALPRVRDFRGVSKTSFDKQGNYTLGIKEQIIFPEIDYDKVKKVRGMDITIVTTANNKDDAFSLIQKIGMPFVK, from the coding sequence ATGGCAAAAGCAAGCGTTAATCGTTTAGAAAAACTTTACAAAGATAAAATTGTTCCTGAATTGTTTAAAGAAAAACAATACAAATCAGTAATGCAAGTTCCAAAAATCACAAAAATTGTTATCAACCAAGGAATCGGGGACGCTGTTCAAGATTCAAAAAGACTTGATGATGCAGTTGCAGAACTGACATTAATCACAGGTCAAAAACCATTAGTTACTAAAGCAAAAAAATCATTGGCTGCATTTAAATTACGTGAAGGTATGCCAATTGGTGCAAAAGTAACATTAAGAGGAAAAAGAATGTATGAATTCCTTGATAGATTAATCTCAGTTGCGTTACCACGTGTACGTGACTTTAGAGGAGTATCAAAAACAAGTTTTGATAAACAAGGAAACTATACATTAGGTATTAAAGAACAAATCATCTTCCCAGAAATTGATTATGATAAAGTAAAAAAAGTTCGTGGGATGGATATAACAATCGTTACAACAGCAAACAACAAGGACGATGCATTCTCATTAATTCAAAAAATTGGAATGCCTTTCGTTAAGTAG
- the rplX gene encoding 50S ribosomal protein L24: MNKSKILKGDVVKVISGNHKGTVGPVTKLSKDKKRVWVEGITGTKHFKPSQTDQEGGIRMIPVSVDISNVAIQDPKNKENGSRIGYKITDGNKVRIAKKSKAELK; encoded by the coding sequence ATGAATAAATCAAAAATTTTAAAAGGTGACGTTGTAAAAGTTATTTCTGGAAATCATAAAGGAACTGTTGGACCAGTTACTAAATTATCAAAAGATAAAAAAAGAGTTTGAGTTGAAGGAATTACTGGAACTAAACACTTCAAACCAAGTCAAACAGATCAAGAAGGTGGAATTAGAATGATTCCAGTTTCAGTTGATATTTCAAATGTAGCAATTCAAGATCCAAAAAATAAAGAAAATGGGTCAAGAATTGGATACAAAATTACTGATGGAAACAAAGTTAGAATTGCTAAAAAATCAAAAGCAGAACTAAAATAG
- the rplN gene encoding 50S ribosomal protein L14, translating into MIQNESRLKVADNSGAKEILVIRNLGGSVRKFTNIGDIVVATVKSAAPGGAVKKGQVIKAVIVRTVRGLRRADGTYIKFSENAAVIIKEDKSPRGTRIFGPIAREVKDAGFAKIASLAPEVL; encoded by the coding sequence ATGATACAAAATGAATCAAGACTAAAAGTTGCAGATAATTCTGGAGCTAAAGAAATTTTAGTTATTAGAAACTTAGGTGGAAGTGTAAGAAAATTCACAAATATTGGAGACATAGTTGTAGCGACAGTTAAATCAGCAGCACCAGGTGGAGCTGTTAAAAAAGGTCAAGTTATTAAAGCGGTTATTGTTAGAACAGTTAGAGGTTTAAGAAGAGCTGATGGAACATACATTAAGTTCTCAGAAAATGCAGCTGTTATTATTAAAGAAGATAAGTCTCCAAGAGGGACACGTATCTTTGGTCCAATTGCAAGAGAAGTTAAGGATGCAGGATTTGCAAAAATCGCATCATTAGCTCCAGAAGTATTATAG
- the rpsQ gene encoding 30S ribosomal protein S17: MMDRNLRKTYVGRVVSDKMDKTITVLVETYKNHPVYKKRVKYSKKYKAHDENGQAAMGDKVEIMETRPLSKTKNFRLVRIVEKSVI; the protein is encoded by the coding sequence ATTATGGATAGAAATTTAAGAAAAACATACGTTGGTAGAGTTGTTTCTGACAAAATGGACAAAACTATCACTGTATTAGTTGAAACTTACAAAAACCACCCAGTTTATAAAAAACGTGTTAAGTATTCTAAAAAATACAAAGCACATGATGAAAACGGTCAAGCAGCAATGGGAGACAAAGTTGAAATTATGGAAACACGTCCTTTAAGTAAAACTAAAAACTTTAGACTTGTAAGAATTGTTGAAAAATCAGTTATTTAA
- the rplP gene encoding 50S ribosomal protein L16 has protein sequence MLMPKRVKFRRPHRVSYEGKAKGGKFIAFGEYGLMSLDGAWITSRQIESARIAMTRYMKRFGKVWIRIFPHMAKTKKPLEVRMGSGKGSPEEWVAVVKTGQFMFEIAGVSEEVAREALRLAMHKLPVRCKIIKRGDE, from the coding sequence ATGTTAATGCCTAAAAGAGTTAAATTCCGTCGTCCTCACAGAGTGAGTTATGAAGGAAAAGCTAAGGGTGGAAAATTTATCGCATTTGGTGAATATGGATTAATGTCACTTGATGGAGCTTGAATTACTTCAAGACAAATTGAATCTGCTCGTATCGCTATGACTCGTTATATGAAACGTTTTGGAAAAGTTTGAATCAGAATCTTCCCACATATGGCAAAGACTAAAAAGCCTTTAGAGGTACGTATGGGATCTGGAAAAGGATCACCAGAAGAATGAGTAGCAGTAGTTAAGACTGGACAATTTATGTTTGAAATTGCTGGTGTTAGTGAAGAAGTTGCTCGTGAAGCATTACGTCTTGCTATGCATAAATTACCAGTACGTTGCAAAATTATTAAAAGAGGTGATGAATAA
- the rpsC gene encoding 30S ribosomal protein S3 gives MGQKVSPNALRIGVIRTWDNRWYAEKGEYVKWLHQDIKVRKAVLKLLKNAAVSKVEIERTKKEIILIIRSARPAIVLGQEGKNVENIALTVKKTIKDKNAAVKVNVIEIKNPDVDARLVAQFIGDQITNRASFRTVQKLAIRKALKAGAKGIKTSVSGRLGGVEMARTEGYLEGSVPLSTLRSDIDYALYEARTTYGQIGVKVWINHGEILGRPGQQQNQNKVIADKKVERTTKGAK, from the coding sequence ATGGGACAAAAAGTATCTCCTAATGCGTTACGTATTGGTGTTATTAGAACATGAGACAATAGATGATACGCAGAAAAAGGTGAATATGTTAAATGATTACACCAAGATATCAAAGTTAGAAAAGCAGTTTTAAAATTATTAAAAAATGCAGCTGTTTCAAAAGTTGAAATCGAAAGAACTAAAAAAGAAATCATCTTAATTATTCGTTCTGCAAGACCTGCTATTGTTCTTGGACAAGAAGGAAAAAACGTTGAAAATATTGCTTTAACTGTTAAAAAAACTATTAAAGATAAAAATGCAGCAGTAAAAGTTAATGTTATTGAAATCAAAAATCCAGATGTTGATGCAAGATTAGTTGCTCAATTTATTGGAGATCAAATTACAAACCGTGCTAGCTTTAGAACAGTGCAAAAGTTAGCAATTAGAAAAGCACTAAAAGCTGGAGCAAAAGGAATTAAAACTTCTGTTTCAGGAAGACTTGGAGGAGTTGAAATGGCTCGTACTGAAGGATACTTAGAAGGTTCAGTGCCATTATCAACTTTAAGAAGTGATATCGATTATGCTTTATATGAAGCAAGAACAACTTATGGACAAATCGGGGTTAAAGTTTGAATTAACCACGGTGAAATCTTAGGAAGACCTGGACAACAACAAAACCAAAACAAAGTTATAGCAGATAAAAAAGTTGAAAGAACAACAAAGGGGGCTAAATAA
- the rplV gene encoding 50S ribosomal protein L22 produces the protein MEAKAKLTMIRISPRKVRLVADSIRNKKIAEAVAILQNQDKRSSEPVLKLLNSAVANAVNNNGMEADQLIVKTIYVNEGPTLKRFRPRAHGRAYEILKRTSHITIIVSDDKK, from the coding sequence ATGGAAGCAAAAGCAAAATTAACAATGATTAGAATATCACCAAGAAAAGTTAGACTAGTAGCAGACTCAATCAGAAACAAAAAAATTGCAGAAGCAGTTGCAATTCTTCAAAACCAAGACAAAAGATCTTCAGAACCAGTATTAAAATTATTAAACTCAGCAGTTGCTAACGCAGTTAACAACAATGGTATGGAAGCTGACCAACTAATCGTTAAAACAATTTATGTTAACGAGGGACCAACATTAAAACGTTTTAGACCAAGAGCTCATGGTAGAGCATATGAAATTTTAAAAAGAACAAGTCACATTACAATCATTGTAAGTGATGATAAGAAATAG
- the rpsS gene encoding 30S ribosomal protein S19, which translates to MSRSLKKGPFVDDYLMKKVEALGEKKETIKTWSRRSTIFPNFVGHTFGVYNGKEFITVYVTEDMVGHKLGEFSPTRKFGGHGDDKKKKK; encoded by the coding sequence ATGTCAAGATCACTTAAAAAAGGTCCTTTTGTGGATGACTATTTGATGAAAAAAGTCGAAGCATTAGGAGAGAAAAAAGAAACAATCAAGACTTGATCACGTAGATCAACAATTTTCCCTAATTTCGTAGGTCACACATTTGGAGTTTACAACGGAAAAGAATTTATAACAGTTTATGTAACAGAAGATATGGTTGGTCACAAACTAGGAGAATTTTCACCAACACGTAAGTTTGGTGGACATGGTGATGACAAGAAAAAGAAAAAATAG
- the rplB gene encoding 50S ribosomal protein L2, with protein sequence MPIKKYKPTTNGRRNMTSLDYSILTTSKPEQSLVAKLNEKAGRNNQGQITTRHKGGGHKRKYRIIDFKRNKLDIVGKIATIEYDPNRNAFICLVNYIDGEKRYILFAKGMQVGQEVIASANADIKTGNAAPLKNIPEGTLVHNVELRPGKGGQIARSAGSSVQILGKDDDGKYVTLRLGSGEVRKVLAECYATIGEVGNEEYSLVNWGKAGRNRWRGIRPTVRGSVMNPIDHPHGGGEGRAPIGRKAPLTPWGKKALGVKTRDKKKASNKLIVRRRNKK encoded by the coding sequence ATGCCAATCAAGAAATATAAGCCTACGACAAACGGTCGCAGAAATATGACAAGCTTAGATTATAGTATCCTTACAACTTCAAAGCCTGAACAATCATTAGTTGCAAAACTTAATGAAAAGGCTGGAAGAAATAATCAAGGTCAAATTACTACTCGCCACAAAGGTGGGGGGCACAAAAGAAAATATCGTATCATTGACTTCAAAAGAAATAAATTAGACATAGTTGGAAAAATTGCAACTATTGAATACGATCCAAATAGAAATGCATTTATTTGTTTAGTAAATTATATCGATGGAGAAAAAAGATACATCCTATTTGCAAAAGGAATGCAAGTAGGGCAAGAAGTTATTGCTTCTGCAAATGCTGACATTAAAACAGGTAATGCAGCACCTCTAAAAAATATTCCTGAAGGAACATTAGTTCACAATGTTGAATTAAGACCAGGAAAAGGTGGACAAATCGCACGTAGTGCAGGGAGTTCAGTACAAATCTTAGGTAAAGATGATGATGGAAAATACGTTACTTTACGTTTAGGATCTGGAGAAGTAAGAAAAGTATTAGCTGAATGTTATGCAACAATCGGTGAAGTTGGAAATGAAGAATATAGTTTAGTAAACTGAGGTAAAGCCGGAAGAAACCGTTGAAGAGGAATTAGACCAACAGTTAGAGGTTCAGTAATGAACCCGATTGATCACCCACACGGAGGGGGAGAAGGTCGTGCTCCAATTGGGCGTAAAGCGCCATTAACACCATGAGGTAAAAAAGCTCTTGGGGTTAAAACTCGTGACAAGAAGAAAGCTTCTAATAAATTAATTGTTAGAAGAAGAAATAAAAAATAG
- the rplW gene encoding 50S ribosomal protein L23, giving the protein MHLTEVIKKPLLTEKTYLGQQNGAYTFIVDKKANKTQIKKTFEEIFQAKVKDVRTMNYDGKDKRMGKFMGKTNSFKKAIIVLKDGETLDILSDL; this is encoded by the coding sequence ATGCATTTAACAGAAGTTATTAAAAAGCCATTGTTAACTGAAAAAACATATTTAGGTCAACAAAATGGAGCATACACTTTTATCGTTGATAAAAAAGCAAATAAAACACAAATCAAAAAAACATTTGAAGAAATTTTCCAAGCAAAAGTTAAAGACGTTAGAACAATGAATTATGACGGAAAAGACAAAAGAATGGGAAAATTCATGGGAAAAACAAACTCATTTAAAAAAGCAATCATCGTATTAAAAGACGGTGAAACATTAGATATCTTATCAGACTTATAG
- the rplD gene encoding 50S ribosomal protein L4, whose product MKAQVLDVKGGSVKEITLSDKVWGIEPHQQAIYDTVVSQQAALRQGTRKTKTRAEVRGGGRKPWRQKGTGRARQGSIRAPQWRGGGVAFGPTPNINYKKAVNRKVRQLAIRSALSIKAKEANLVILDKFAFSKPSTKEMLSVMKNVKIDNQKTLIVTRDHEEVVVKSAGNIPGVKTLDFQKMNIFDLLNATKLVVTEEAVNRIEEVYA is encoded by the coding sequence ATGAAAGCACAAGTGTTAGATGTTAAAGGTGGATCAGTAAAAGAAATTACTCTAAGCGATAAAGTTTGAGGAATTGAACCACACCAACAAGCAATTTATGATACAGTCGTTTCTCAACAAGCAGCATTAAGACAAGGAACAAGAAAAACAAAAACTAGAGCTGAAGTAAGAGGTGGAGGTAGAAAACCTTGAAGACAAAAAGGTACAGGACGTGCCCGTCAAGGATCTATTAGAGCTCCACAATGAAGAGGTGGAGGGGTTGCATTTGGACCAACTCCAAACATTAACTACAAAAAAGCAGTTAATAGAAAAGTTAGACAATTGGCTATTAGAAGTGCATTGAGCATCAAAGCAAAAGAAGCTAACTTAGTAATCTTAGACAAATTCGCATTCTCAAAACCATCAACAAAAGAAATGTTGAGTGTTATGAAAAATGTTAAAATTGATAATCAAAAAACTTTAATTGTGACAAGAGATCACGAAGAAGTTGTTGTAAAATCTGCAGGAAACATTCCTGGAGTTAAAACATTAGATTTCCAAAAAATGAACATTTTTGATTTATTAAACGCAACTAAATTAGTTGTTACAGAAGAAGCTGTAAATCGTATTGAGGAGGTGTATGCATAA
- the rplC gene encoding 50S ribosomal protein L3 — protein sequence MKGILGRKLEMTQIFSESGKLIPVTVIAVESNKVLQVKTVETDGYSALKIGTINKRANLINKPEMGNFKKANSEPKRFVKEIRDMDGYEIGAEFNAADVFNAGEFVDVTGISKGKGFAGAIKRHNYSRGPMGHGSGYHRGIGSMGAIINRIFKSKKMAGHMGHEQVTIQNLEIIKIDSERNLVLVKGSVPGPRKGFVVIKQNAKGIKSTDAASLLVRNAAKVEKSAPAAPVQEAPVAEAAAE from the coding sequence ATGAAAGGAATCTTAGGACGTAAGTTAGAGATGACTCAAATTTTTAGTGAAAGTGGAAAACTTATCCCTGTAACTGTTATTGCAGTAGAATCAAACAAAGTTTTACAAGTTAAAACAGTTGAAACAGATGGATACAGCGCTTTAAAAATTGGGACAATCAATAAAAGAGCTAACTTAATTAACAAACCAGAAATGGGAAACTTTAAAAAAGCTAACTCAGAACCTAAGCGCTTCGTTAAAGAAATCAGAGATATGGATGGATACGAAATTGGTGCAGAATTTAATGCAGCCGACGTATTCAATGCTGGTGAATTTGTCGACGTAACAGGTATATCAAAAGGTAAAGGATTCGCTGGTGCAATTAAACGCCACAACTATTCAAGAGGACCAATGGGTCACGGGTCAGGTTACCACAGAGGAATTGGTTCTATGGGAGCAATCATTAATAGAATCTTTAAATCAAAAAAAATGGCTGGTCACATGGGACACGAGCAAGTAACAATTCAAAACTTAGAAATCATTAAAATTGATAGCGAAAGAAATTTAGTTTTAGTTAAAGGATCAGTTCCTGGTCCAAGAAAAGGATTTGTAGTAATTAAGCAAAATGCTAAAGGAATCAAATCTACAGATGCAGCATCATTATTAGTAAGAAACGCAGCAAAAGTTGAAAAATCAGCGCCAGCAGCTCCAGTGCAAGAAGCACCAGTTGCTGAAGCAGCTGCAGAATAA
- the rpsJ gene encoding 30S ribosomal protein S10, which translates to MAQQKIKIKLKGYDHVIVDQSIAKIIEAAESTGAKVRGPIPLPTEKQIITILRATHKYKDSREQFEMRTHKRILEIVEPTPKTMDTLTRVQLPSGVNIEIKL; encoded by the coding sequence ATGGCTCAACAAAAAATTAAAATTAAATTAAAGGGTTACGATCACGTTATTGTTGACCAATCAATTGCTAAAATCATTGAAGCAGCTGAGTCAACAGGAGCAAAAGTTCGTGGACCTATTCCATTACCAACAGAAAAGCAAATTATTACTATTTTAAGAGCTACTCACAAATACAAAGATAGTAGAGAGCAGTTCGAAATGAGAACACACAAAAGAATACTTGAAATCGTTGAACCAACACCTAAAACAATGGATACTTTAACAAGAGTACAATTGCCATCAGGTGTTAATATCGAAATCAAATTATAG
- a CDS encoding phosphatase PAP2 family protein, translated as MLQTKRTNLVFLFIPCLILFAFAFIGFVICSPWAMELKASQFFEKGLNYEWLKYVTQFYSRSGNTDLIMVLAFFVMILIIYHHNYYKVYKSGSWYANHKWPVWTIFIGFCIIWFSYNLYQLVSMFYKDKGFGIGIDNELIDSYKYKIVGQIISMLYQYPILFWGTWYIGTKLEKKKDFFYQGYWVDALKGILYFATVYLTVILMKIFMGRPYYFNIIFGDLYSKLSPEMQNHYLASGQRFGDYDVLTNSWTANMDGDWPWWRVNNFLMRDENSYNPGHFFDYSFPSGHVVSSFCTTSIMMLFINPNKNRNITGPKATALYLLVLNAILMNFATVIMRWHFVTDTMFSIIISILYFIMAWFVIEKTVYKAIISWKRRKNIPFELNVGDKNGKKIVYLVDYDTKRIVKILQTEKYDSFKERYKSYIQNN; from the coding sequence ATGTTACAAACTAAAAGAACAAATTTAGTTTTTCTATTTATTCCATGTTTAATTTTATTTGCATTTGCCTTTATTGGATTTGTAATATGTAGTCCATGAGCAATGGAATTAAAAGCATCACAATTTTTTGAAAAAGGTTTAAATTATGAATGACTAAAGTATGTAACGCAATTTTATAGTCGTAGTGGAAATACTGATTTGATAATGGTATTGGCTTTCTTCGTAATGATTTTAATAATTTATCACCATAACTATTATAAAGTTTATAAATCTGGCTCATGATATGCCAATCATAAATGACCTGTTTGAACTATTTTTATTGGATTTTGTATTATTTGATTTTCATATAATCTATACCAACTAGTTAGTATGTTTTATAAAGATAAAGGATTTGGAATTGGTATCGATAATGAATTAATTGATTCATATAAATATAAAATTGTAGGTCAAATAATATCAATGTTGTATCAATACCCAATATTATTTTGGGGAACATGATATATAGGAACTAAATTAGAAAAGAAAAAAGACTTTTTTTATCAAGGATATTGAGTTGATGCTTTAAAAGGAATCTTATATTTTGCCACAGTTTATTTAACTGTTATTTTAATGAAAATTTTTATGGGTCGCCCATATTATTTCAATATTATCTTTGGAGATCTATATAGTAAGTTATCTCCAGAAATGCAAAATCATTATTTAGCTTCAGGTCAAAGATTTGGCGATTATGATGTGTTAACAAATAGTTGAACTGCAAATATGGATGGAGATTGACCTTGGTGAAGAGTAAATAATTTCTTAATGAGAGATGAAAATTCCTATAATCCAGGTCATTTCTTTGATTATTCATTTCCTTCAGGACATGTTGTTTCATCATTTTGCACAACATCAATTATGATGTTATTTATAAATCCTAATAAAAATCGCAACATCACAGGTCCAAAAGCCACTGCACTCTATTTATTGGTTTTAAATGCAATTTTAATGAATTTTGCAACAGTAATTATGCGTTGACATTTTGTAACAGATACAATGTTTTCAATAATAATTTCAATTTTATATTTTATAATGGCATGATTTGTGATTGAAAAAACAGTTTATAAAGCAATCATAAGTTGAAAAAGAAGAAAAAATATACCTTTTGAGTTAAACGTTGGAGATAAAAATGGTAAAAAAATTGTCTATTTAGTGGACTATGATACTAAAAGAATTGTTAAAATCTTACAAACAGAGAAATATGATTCTTTTAAAGAAAGATATAAAAGTTATATTCAAAATAATTAA
- a CDS encoding acyltransferase family protein yields the protein MKVNRNSNIEFLRIILCFIIVIFHQYNVFRSNYTGNLYNVFAILLNSPVTIFMLISGFFGIKSQPKLLKNLIYLAIVYLINWILIAPTVIILDIDYNILRFFSGGRDWWYFYCYLIILILSPVLNKLIVIVKKWYLFFITISLFILLALSNNYKFGVGFTIDNLIYFILLYIMGAFISLYINYKSIWNIVFSLLIALGCFGFSAIWNSYNEVKFGDAILGWSTAIFSISLFLFVISIKEYNNKIINYISSQSLMIYLFHYIFELIVNNNLQLWQDFNYEIKWITYSVIIFSSVFVFSCINNFWINKLTNAIYNLKLWGSIKTYDIFQEK from the coding sequence ATGAAGGTAAATAGGAATAGTAATATTGAGTTTTTAAGAATTATATTATGTTTTATAATAGTTATTTTTCATCAGTATAATGTATTTAGAAGTAATTATACGGGTAATTTATACAATGTATTTGCAATACTTTTAAATTCACCCGTCACTATATTTATGTTAATTTCTGGATTTTTTGGTATTAAATCTCAACCAAAATTACTAAAAAATTTAATATATCTTGCAATAGTTTATTTAATTAATTGAATATTAATAGCACCAACAGTGATAATTTTAGATATTGATTACAATATTTTACGCTTTTTTTCTGGTGGTAGAGATTGATGATATTTTTATTGTTATTTAATAATTTTAATATTATCGCCTGTCTTAAATAAATTAATAGTTATAGTAAAAAAATGATATTTATTTTTTATAACAATATCTTTATTTATTTTATTAGCACTATCTAATAATTATAAATTTGGGGTTGGCTTCACTATTGATAATTTGATTTATTTCATTTTACTTTATATTATGGGTGCCTTCATTAGTTTATATATTAATTATAAATCAATCTGAAATATAGTATTTTCTTTATTAATAGCATTAGGTTGTTTTGGCTTTTCTGCTATATGAAATAGTTATAATGAAGTTAAATTTGGTGATGCAATTTTGGGATGATCAACAGCTATATTTAGTATTAGCTTATTTTTATTTGTAATTTCAATTAAAGAGTACAATAACAAAATTATTAATTATATTTCTTCACAGTCATTAATGATATATTTATTTCATTATATTTTTGAATTAATAGTTAATAATAACTTACAACTATGGCAAGACTTTAATTATGAAATTAAATGAATAACTTATTCAGTGATTATTTTTTCTTCTGTATTTGTTTTTTCATGTATCAATAATTTTTGAATTAATAAATTGACAAATGCTATATATAACTTAAAACTATGGGGGAGTATAAAAACTTATGATATTTTTCAAGAAAAATAA